From a region of the Dunckerocampus dactyliophorus isolate RoL2022-P2 chromosome 20, RoL_Ddac_1.1, whole genome shotgun sequence genome:
- the fabp3 gene encoding fatty acid-binding protein, heart gives MVEAFVGTWDLKASENFDEYMKQLGVGFATRKVGNLTKPTTIISVEGDTVTVKTQSTIKNTELSFKLDQEFDETTADDRKVKSIVTIDGGKMVHIQRWDGKETSLVREVNGNALTLTLTLGEVVCKRSYERAE, from the exons ATGGTCGAGGCTTTCGTTGGCACGTGGGACCTCAAAGCGAGCGAGAACTTTGATGAGTACATGAAGCAGCTGG GCGTCGGCTTCGCCACCCGCAAGGTGGGCAACCTGACCAAGCCCACCACCATCATCTCCGTGGAAGGAGACACGGTGACGGTGAAGACGCAGAGCACCATCAAGAACACGGAGCTCTCCTTCAAGCTGGACCAGGAGTTTGACGAAACCACCGCCGACGACAGGAAGGTCAAG TCTATCGTGACCATCGACGGCGGCAAGATGGTGCACATCCAGCGGTGGGACGGCAAGGAGACCAGCCTGGTCCGAGAGGTCAACGGGAACGCCCTCACGCTG ACGCTGACGCTGGGCGAGGTGGTTTGCAAACGCTCCTACGAGAGGGCAGAGTGA